In Bubalus bubalis isolate 160015118507 breed Murrah chromosome 3, NDDB_SH_1, whole genome shotgun sequence, a genomic segment contains:
- the MPP3 gene encoding MAGUK p55 subfamily member 3, which produces MPVLSEDSGLHETLALLTSQLRPDSNHKEEMGFLRDVFSEKSLSYLMKIHEKLRYYERQSPTPVLHSAVALAEDVMEELQAASVHSDERELLQLLSTPHLRAMLMVHDTVAQKNFDPVLPPLPDNIDEDFDEESVKIVRLVKNKEPLGATIRRDEHSGAVVVARIMRGGAADRSGLVHVGDELREVNGITVLHKRPDEISQILAQSQGSITLKIIPATQEEDRLKDSKVFMRALFHYNPREDRAIPCQEAGLPFQRRQVLEVVSQDDPTWWQAKRVGDTNLRAGLIPSKQFQERRLNYRRATGTLPSPQSLKKPPYDEPCDKETCDCEGYFKGHYVAGLRRSFRLGRRERLGSPQEGKTSAVAESPELPTYEEVTRYQHQPGERPRLVVLIGSLGARLHELKQKVVAENPQHFGVAIPHTTRPRKSHEKEGVEYHFVSKQTFEADLHHNKFLEHGEYKENLYGTSLEAIRVVMAKNKVCLVDVEPDALQQLRTSEFKPYVIFVKPAVQEKRKTPPMSPACEDAAAPLDEQQQEMAASASFIDQHYGHLVDAVLVKEDLQSAYSQLRVLLERLSKDTHWVPISWVR; this is translated from the exons ATGCCGGTGCTGTCTGAGGACTCCG GTTTGCATGAAACCCTGGCACTACTGACCTCTCAGCTGAGACCTGACTCCAACCACAAGGAAGAGATGGGCTTTCTGAGGGATGTTTTCAGTGAAAAAAGCCTCAGTTATTTAATGAAG ATTCACGAGAAGCTTCGCTATTACGAGAGGCAAAGTCCAACCCCCGTCCTGCACAGCGCTGTGGCCCTCGCCGAGGAT GTGATGGAGGAGCTGCAGGCCGCCTCCGTGCACAGCGACGAGAGGGAGCTGCTCCAGCTGCTGTCCACCCCCCACCTCAGG GCCATGCTCATGGTACACGACACAGTCGCTCAGAAGAATTTTGACCCCGTTCTTCCCCCTCTGCCTGATAATATCGACGAGGATTTTGATGAAGAATCAGTGAAGATTGTCCGCCTGGTGAAAAACAAGGAACCCTTG GGGGCCACCATCCGGCGGGATGAGCACTCAGGGGCTGTCGTGGTGGCCAGGATCATGCGAGGGGGCGCAGCAGACCGGAGCG GCCTGGTCCACGTTGGAGATGAGCTCCGGGAAGTGAACGGGATCACAGTCCTGCACAAGCGGCCCGACGAGATCAGCCAGATTCTG GCGCAATCCCAGGGATCCATCACCCTGAAAATCATCCCAGCCACCCAGGAGGAAGACCGCCTAAAGGACAGCAAG GTGTTCATGAGGGCCCTCTTCCACTACAACCCACGGGAAGACCGGGCCATTCCCTGCCAGGAGGCAGGACTGCCCTTCCAGCGCAGGCAGGTCCTGGAGGTGGTGAGTCAGGATGATCCCACGTGGTGGCAGGCCAAGCGAGTGGGGGACACCAACCTTCGAGCTGGCCTCATCCCTTCCAAGCAGTTCCAGGAAAG GCGACTGAACTACCGGAGAGCCACAGGCACCCTGCCGAGTCCCCAGAGCCTCAAGAAGCCCCCCT ATGATGAGCCCTGTGACAAAG AGACCTGTGACTGTGAGGGGTATTTCAAAGGACACTACGTGG CTGGTCTTCGGAGGAGCTTCCGGCTGGGCCGCAGAGAGAGactgggaagcccacaggaagGAAAGACGTCTGCAGTGGCCGAGTCTCCGGAGCTGCCGACTTACGAGGAGGTGACCAGGTACCAGCACCAGCCTGGCGAGCGGCCCCGCCTGGTGGTTCTGATCG GGTCTCTGGGAGCCCGACTACACGAGCTGAAGCAGAAGGTGGTGGCAGAGAACCCTCAGCACTTTGGTGTTGCCATTCCAC ATACCACCAGGCCCCGGAAGAGCCATGAGAAGGAAGGAGTAGAGTATCACTTTGTCTCTAAGCAAACATTTGAGGCCGACTTGCATCACAACAA GTTCCTGGAGCATGGTGAATATAAGGAAAACCTCTACGGAACCAGCTTGGAAGCCATTCGGGTTGTGATGGCCAAAAACAAAGTTTGTTTGGTGGATGTGGAGCCAGAT GCACTGCAACAACTGAGGACCTCAGAGTTTAAACCCTATGTTATATTTGTAAAGCCTGCAGttcaggaaaaaaggaagacGCCACCCATGTCTCCAGCTTGTGAGGATGCAGCAGCCCCACTT GATGAGCAGCAGCAAGAGATGGCCGCCTCTGCCTCCTTCATAGACCAGCATTACGGGCACCTGGTGGATGCTGTACTGGTAAAGGAGGACCTCCAGAGTGCGTACAGCCAGCTCAGAGTGCTCTTAGAGAGGCTGAGCAAGGACACTCACTGGGTACCTATTAGTTGGGTCAGGTAA